TTGCTGATTTTGGATTCGTTGACGCGGGGCACGCGGTCCTCCGCGCCGCCGACGGTGCGAAGCTCGACGCCTTCCAACCCCCACAACTCCGTGTAGTGGAGCGCGCGGCCGAGGTCGTTCGTAACAGTGTCAGTGAGCCAGACGGGTAACATGTGGTGGATGGATTCCGGCAGTAAGACGATCACCGTCTGTACGGCAAAGCCACGCGTTAGGTGCACTTCCGATCGTCAATCTCCGCAATTTCGCTGGATCTCACGATCGCTTCGCGCTCTGTAGGCCGATGAAGGATGCTGTTCGCGCCGTTCGGTCGCCGAATCGGGTTGACGCAGTCGCACGAGTTACGACCTGGCTAACGAGTAAAAAAGCCCGGCCTCCGGGCGAACCGGAAGCCGGGCTTCGAATGGTTGTGCCATCACCTGCGCATGGCCGCAGGGTGCGTCCCGTCCGAGTCGAGGTTAACGGACCACCGTCATCCGTCGGGTCTCACTGAAGCTGTCACCCGTGACGCGGATGAAGTAGACGCCACTCGACAGCTGGGATGCGTCGATGGTCATCGACTTCGTGCGATTGGGCTCCAGCGGTCCGTCGTGGACCGTCGCGACGCGGCGGCCGAGAAGGTCGAACATCGTAATCCGGACGTTTTGCTTCGACCGGACGGTCAAATCCATCGTCGCTCTGGCTGTGACCGGGTTCGGAGCCGTCTTCGACAGCTTGTACGCCCGATCCAACGTTTTCTCGACCGGAATGGTCTTCGAGTACGATGTGGATCCGTCGACATTCACCTGGCGAAGACGGAAGGAGTGCTCACCATAGGCGAGTTCTTCTTCGACCGTAAAGGCGTATGCCGAGCCCTCGGACTTGGCAGTTTGTCCATTCACAAACCCGACGGAGCGGAAGGAGGAGGCACCATCGGGCTTCACCTGGACCTCAAAGCCCGTGTCCTTCACCTCAGACTTCGTGCTCCATTCGAGAACGATGTTTTCCTCGGTCTGATGCCCCGTGAACGACGCAATCTCGACCGGAGCCGGCGCATCCTTCGGCGTGATACGGAGGCGGTAAGCGGGGACGCGTGATGTATCCAGCGATGCCTTAGATGCCACAGGCGATGTATCTACCGTTTCACTCAGCGGGACGATCTCTGGAGTTGATTGCCGGTCATTATTGGACAGGCGAAGGTGAAGCGCCTCCACGGATGCGCCAGTCGTCGAAGATAGCGACTTGTCTGTCGAGAACGTGAGTTCGGGTGACGTTGCGGCTTCGTTCATCTTCCACCTCGCATCGGGTCGATCAAGTCGCTTAACGCCATCGTCGGACGTATCGGCCGTACCTTTCGTATCGATCAATTCGATAATCCACGAGTCCGGTATGTTCTGCGTCGCTGCAACGTGAATATCGAGACGAGCACTTACGCCTTGCGAAAGGACCTGTAGATCGACCGTAACAGGGTCATCCGGGATCGGAAGACTTTCGACAGCCTTTGGCCCAACGGATCCATCATGCAACCTACCCAGCGGGGCAAGTGTCACGTACCGGCTAGCCAACGGTGTATACTTAGCCGCATCAAACACGTCCCAATCAGTCGAGGATCGGTCCGTAAATCGGATCCAAGCCGCCTTATCGTAGGCAACCACGTTTCCATCGGTCTCCTGCGCGATAAGCCTCAACTCGATACGTTTTGGCGGTGAAGATGCAGAATGCTTTGACGCACCTAAAATCGGTTTCGTGTCGCCGAAGACGCGACCTGAAAGTGGAAACGTAACCGATTGATCAACACCCGAGCCATTTCGGTCAACGAAAAAGCCCTGCCATGCTCCGATTACAGTGCTGGTTGTGGTCGAGAGCAATGTATACGAGCCAGTGTTTCCGTTGGCATCTGTTCCACTACTGTAGGGATCCCAGGCTTGAACATCCGCCTGGAACGAGTTCGTGAAGGCATTGCCCCCTGCAGTCATTGTGCTGATATCGAAGTTGTAGGGATACGGATTGGCTAAAAAATGTGTTGTACCCACGGGCCCCGTTGGTAGAGGGTCATCGATTCCAACCGTGACCTCACTTTGACCTGTTGGTTCACCCTTCGTGGGCTGAATGACGAGAGATGGATCAATCGGATCCGCATCATCCGTACCGAGATCATCGAACAAGTACAGCATCGCACCTCGACCGTTCACCAGTGGGGTAGCGGGAGAGCCGGTGCTGAAAGACTGAGACGACTCATCCCATGTGTAAAACATGGCAGACGGCAGGTTGAACTCGATCAATGCAGGATCCGAGTCACTCTTGAGATCACCTGCAGTTATTGATCCCCCAGACTCCGTTTCAAGCGGCGCGCCAATCATGCGCCACCCGGCGTCCCCTCCTTTCGTACCTGTTACTGCATTACCTTCATTACCAACCGAACCTTCGATCACCAGAGAAAGCGTCAAGAGCGGGCTGACCGCACGGTCCGACGAGCCGATCGTATAGAACCTTCCGTCTTGCAGTTTAACGTCCGCAAACGTGATGGCATCACCTTCAACGCCAGCAGCAGTCGCTTCTTCAATCCAGTTCGTACTGCACCCATTATTGTCGTTCGGGTCGTCACTGCAAGAAATCAATACGTAATTGGAGGGAAGCCCGATGTCCTGGGCCGGATCGGATCCAAGACCAGCATCACTCAGATTGAAGGTTACATCTACCGTGATTGCCGAACCGCCGTCGTCGTTCCGATCGATATACCATGCCCTCTGCATGCGGCTGACGAGGGTTAAGCTGCCATATGTCTCCAAATCGGACGTAGCAACGAAATTTTCCGTATCCGGGGTTCCGTGACCTGCGAAGAGGAAGTCACCGCTCGTGTCGAGGCCACCAATATCATCTAAGCGAATACCGCCCAGTTCTGCACCGGCATGCACCTCTTCCGGGTCGGGACCATCGTTGTTTGCGTCGACGAAGCCAACACCCAGGACATCGCCACCGTAGCCATAGTCCGTGTCGCCGGTGTACTCGTCGACGTTGCCTAAAGCATACTTGGCAGTAAGATAGTTTGAGACAATGGTACGCTGAGCCTCGTTCAATGAGGCACGGTACGCAATCAAGTCACCCAGCTCACCATCTAAAAACTGGGTCCTTGTGAGGTCGACGGTATTCGGGTTGCCGCTTTTGCGGTTTCCGTTGCCATTTCCATTCCCGTTCCCGCCTCCACCGCCTGTAGCCTCCTCGATTCGGGCACCGATAATGGCATTCGTTCCAGATATTGGACCAGAAGAAGTATTGTCAATCCCTCCGACGTTGACGCGGAAGTCGACAAGCCCCCCAGAAAATTTAGAATCGAATATCTGTAGATCCCCGGTGGACTCACCGCCGATCTGGACCTCATTTCCGGCTTGCGTCGAAAACACCGATACGCCACCACCTTGGTCGTCATACCCCACTTCACGTACCTGAATCTGGTTACCTGGATCTCCATCCGTAAATAGCACCGACAGAATGGTCTGATCGGCATCTGCTGTTGTCGATGCAGCAGCGAAAAGAGTGTTCTCGCTGGCCGCTATGTTCGTCAGCGATGGTACAGCCAAGTATTGCGCTCCGCGAAACGAAACAGACGGGCGGGTATCGAAGACAGATGTCGAGGCGGTGAATGTAGGTGATGCGCCTTCTCCGACCGCATCGTTCGAGTTGCCAGACCGATCCGACCAGGTGTCGACCGGATCACCGTTTGCAAGATTCAGACTGGATGCATCAAGCCAAACCGCAAGATTGTCACGGTCTCCCACACCACCAGGCCCGTGAGGACCGATGCGGTCATTATCAATCAGCCGCAAGTCCGCCCTCGATTGCGCCCCAACCGTTGCCCCGGATGGATTGGAGAGCGTTAGGGTAACGGTCTCATTGAATTCCACGGTCGCATCGTCGTTTACAGCAATCAGGATCGACGCGGTCGTCTGGCCCGCGGGAATCGTTACCGGAGACGTTGTAATCGGAGAGAAATCGTTGCCGGGGTCGGGTGGTAGATCAAATTCGACAGACACGTTCGTGCCAACCACATCGCTCAACTGGACTGTAACCGTTGCATTCTCCCCCTCCGTCCCGATAAATGAGCTTGCGGCAAACTCAACCGTCGGAGCCGTCTCGTCATCAGTGATGCTTACAAATGCAGACGGAAGCGTACCACCACTACCGTAAAGTGTCGCACCGTTTTCAGCCGCCACAAGAGTGATAACGACCTCTTCGGTACCTTCGTAAAGAGCATCATCAAGAGCGGTGATATTGATCGTCTTGTCATTTTCGCCCGATGAAAAAGTCACACTTCCATCAGGGCTCGACGGATCAAAATCCTCTCCCGGTGTGGCTTCGCCAGAAAACTCGTAATAGATCGTTTCCCCTCCTGCAGCTGCTTCACTCAGTGAAACAGTTGCCGAAGCTGCACCGCCATTTTCAATAATAGACGACGCTCCCATAGAGACGGTCGCCCTCGGTAGGGTGCCGTCATCGTCAATGATGCCGTAGTTGAAACTTGAGACGTCTCCTGCTCGCAGAAAATCGCCAGAGGTCGAGAGATTCAAGAGATCCACCGTTACGAACTCCGTGTTATTCTCTTCTGTCGCGTCACCAACAACAGCGACAGGCTCTGGAGCGCTAGGAGCCACACTCGGGTCATTTAAATTAAACGTCGTCACGCCTCCGGGAACGGTAAGCGGGGATGTACTCGCACAGCAGGTTTCGTAGTCGGCCCCCTGGATAGGCCCGTTTGCCCCACTTGTTACCCGCACATCCACGGTCAGGGGCGTGCGGTTCGGATAATTTAGTTTGAGGGGAATGGTTGGCGCTGTACTACCTGAATCGCCTTCGAAACCGCTGTTATCCGACTCCGCGAATGAAATCGTACGCTGAATTCTAGCGAGCGCTATGTAATCGCCATCATTGATCGTAATGGGATCACTTTCATATAACCCGGTTGTGGTGTTCTCATCAAGATCGTAAAACGCTGCTCCGTTGCTGAAATCACCATCCCGGTCGATGAAAACCGCAAAGTCGTCGTAGCTTCCCAGTGAGCCAGACAGATCACCCGAAATCGTGAGAGATGCCGTCGACGTGTTTGTAAGGTCGACTCGCCACTCGCGCAACGTCTTTTGAACGCTACCATCCCCATTCGGACGTTCTTGATTGGAAAACGCTGGCGTTTTGCCATCGTGACCAATGAATGCAAATCGGCCGCTACCGAACGATGATGAGCTGACACGAAGGTCGGAAGACTGTGCAGCTAAGTGGTCGCCGAGGGCAGCCACGCCAATGACGTCACCTGCAGCCCCAATCCCCGCGAGATCAAATCGATACGTCGCATCTGTGAATAGGTCCGTATCAATCGTGATACTGTACTTTTCAGCGAGATATGTGTAAACCGATCGGAGCTCCGCCGCATTGAGACTTCGATTAAACACGATCACCTCTGCAACGTCGCCGATCAGTCCATTTCCAATCGAAGCGCCGGTCACACCGACAGATCCTCCTCCACCGGTGTTGACGGACCCGTTGATGACGAGATCTACTTCACCGGAACCGGTGTCAACCATCGACGAGATGACGTTAAACGACGTTGCTCCGGACGCACTCGATGTCGCCCGGGTCGTACCATTTGGACCTCCCTGTCCCCTACTCCCACTGGCAGAGAGAAAATTGAAGTAGTTTGGCCCGGCCTTGACCTCGTAGCCCAAGACTCGTTCGCCCTGATTCCATAGAAATTGCTCCTGCCCTTCGATGGCACCCGTACGGCGCGATACAGTGATTATTGTATTATCACTATTGGACAGCCCGTCAAGCCCTGATACCATGTTTAGGACGTCATCGCCGTCGAATTCAACGACGGGGAGCCCGTTGAGAACCCCTTCCCGATAGGTAGGGTCTCCGTTGATCGACGTGGGAGCGTTTGCATTCCCAGATTGATCTGCCCAGTCAGTGAGCGTCGTACCATCGGCATCTGCAATCCCCCGGTCGGCCCGAAGCCACAGAACATTGTCTCCACTATTTCCAACGCCTCCCGGCCCCGTCTGTGCAACCGCAGGCGTGGATGGCAATGCAACGAGCAAAATCACGGCAATCAAAATCGGTAACTGCTGATATACCGACCGGCCGGTTAGAGAATTGATGTTGTACATTGGCACGAAGGGGGAAATGTCAATCAGTACGTATAAATTCGACCGCCAACTTCAACCCAGGAAAGAGCACACGGCTACTGGATGAATGGCTTTTCCATTTCGGCGGCGATGACCTAACATCGGATGGTCAGGGAAACCTCAGGTCTCAATGTCCCAGAAGCAGCGAAAGCGACGATTTATTCGCTTTGAACATCATCTGACTTACGTAGCCGAGCCAGAGCATATACACCACCAGCGACTACGAGAAACCCGAGTCCACCATCGACCGGGACGGTCCGCTCACCTGGCGGCTCTAAAACAGGTGCGTTTGGGTCGTTCACTCTTTCCATTCCAGACGTAGCGTGCCGCTGGGACTTAGGCGCTGCCGGCTCCGCCCAGGGCGGTAGGTTCGTCGCTCCACCCGATGGCCTTTGTTGCGCAGGTTCGTACTGCGGCGCATATCCACCGTCGGCTGTCTGCCCCGCCGTGGGCGCCGAAGCCACGCCCGCAAGCGCGAGGATACAGAGAAAGGCAGAAATAAGGTTTCTCATATGTCAAGCCGGTGAGCATCAGTGGTTCGTCGGAGCTGGATTGCGCGACCCCGTTAGGCTCCATCCACGACTGAAGCCACAATCGAAACGCTTTGTAAGAAAACCCCCAGTAAGGTCGTACGGAAGCAGTGACGTTTCCGAAGGTAAATTCGACAAGAGACATGCCCATTACTCATCCAAAAACGTGGGCATGCTTATCGATTAGGAGCTGAGCCGCTCGAAAACAGTCCGAAACAGCCCGATTAACGGCAAGCTGCCGGAAGAATCTTCACGTCGTGCGCAAAGTGAATGATCAATACGTAACAATACGCAGTTCCAAAACACCGCCCAAGACGCCTCAATCGGCACTTTAACGACGAAAGTGTGAATATTAAGATTGTGTGGTTCATCCATAAAATTGACGATTATCATGATTCTAGCTAACTCGTAGACGAATACACTACGCCGAGCACAAATTATTTACTAACGTTAATTTAAGGTGCGACAAAGCGTGTCTGGGCCGGTGATTATGTAACACAGTGGGTAATTTCCTCCAATCTATATGCACCATCGATCAGGATCGGTCAACAAATATTACCCTTGCCTTAAATAGTAACTCCTCGAACCTAGCTGAAACGAGGAGACAGATTGACCGGAAAATAGAGGCACATGCCGGTAACCTGACCATATACTAGGTACATTCGTGGGCGCAAGCTGCGTCCTCAATTCGCCCCGCTTCGTCCCCTCCGAACCTTCTCCCCGATTCTCATGACTCCGTCGCCTCCCCCTTCAACATTGCCTGTTACGTATGACGATGTCTTGGCAGCGGCCGATCGGCTGAGAGGGGTGGCGCACCAAACACCTGTCGCGACGTCTCGCACGATCGATCGTAGAACGGACGCTCAGGTATTCTTCAAGTGCGAAAACCTGCAGCGCATCGGAGCCTTCAAATTTCGCGGCGCCTATAACGCCCTCTCCCAGCTGCCAGCTGACCTGAAGAAGCGTGGCGTTATCACGTACTCGTCCGGTAATCACGCACAGGCGGTCGCTCTGTCGGGACAGCTTCTCGGCATCGAGACGGTGATCGTCATGCCGGATAACGCTCCACGCGTAAAGCTGGAGGCGACACAAGGCTACGGAGCGGAAATCGTGACATACGACCCCGAGGAAACTGTTCGTGAGAGCCTCGGGCGGGAGATCGCCGACGAGCGAGGATTAACGCTCATTCCTCCCTACGACCACAAAGATGTGGTGGCCGGACAGGGAACGGTCGCAGATGAACTCTTCCAGCAGGTGGGCTCGCTGGATGCTCTCCTGGTCTGCGTCGGAGGCGGTGGCCTTCTCTCCGGCTGCGCAATCGCCGCAAAACATCATGACCCCGATTGCCAGGTGATCGGCGTCGAACCTGAAGCTGCGGATGATGCGGCTCGCTCCTTCCACTCCGGCACGCTCCACACGGTGCATAACCCGGACACCGTCGCTGACGGAGCACGCACCCCGCACCTGGGCGACGTCACCTTTCCTCTCGTCCGGGCTCATGCGGACGATATCGTCACCGTCCCCGATGCGGACATTGTCCGCGCCATGCACTTTGTATGGGAGCGGATGAAGCTGATTATCGAACCCACGGGCGCACTCGCCGCCTCCGCACTGCTTAATGGCACCGTCCCCGGTGACCAGCGACGGATCGGCGTCATCCTCAGCGGAGGAAACGTCGACCTTCAGCGGGCGACAGAGCTTTTCAACGCCTACGACGTCATCTAGACCTGCGCCCACACCCCCACCTCTCCTCCCCTGCAGTCCCTACTCTTTCATGGCCGCTGTGCCTTCCCAGCTCGCTGATCTGAAGTCTTACCTCGACTCGCTGGTCGACCGATACGAACGGCCCGAATTCATCCCAGACGATCCGATCTCCGTCCCGCATGCATTCGACGACCCTCGAGATCAGGAGGTGATTGGGCTCTACGCGGCGCTTCTCGCGTGGGGACGTCGAGAGACGGTTCTTAACAAGATGGAGGATCTCTGCGAACGGATGGACTTTCGCCCCTACGCCTTCGTCCGCGACTTCGATGCAGTACGAGACCGCGCCGCCCTCGATGGATTCGTCCATAGGACGTTTCAACCAATCGACGCCTTCTGGTTTACCAAAAACCTCAGTGCAGCCCTCGCTAGACATGAAACGGTCGAAGGCATTTTCGCGGACCACCTTGCTCCCTCGGCTGACCACGCCGGCCCCGCAATTCAGGGGTTCAGCACGACGATCATGAGCATGAATGACCGCACGCCGCAGCGCCTCCAGAAGCACCTGGCGCGACCAAACGCGGGAAGCGCATGCAAGCGCCTAAACATGTACCTCCGATGGATGGTGCGCCCCGGGCCAGTGGACCTGGGCATCTGGTCCCGAATTCAGCCTGAGCAACTTCTCTTGCCCCTCGACGTGCACGCCGGGCGGCAGGCCCGCGCCCTCGGGTTCGTCGAGCGGAAATCTAATGACTGGAAGGCCGTGCGCCGACTGACCTCGGCATGTCGCCTCCTCACTCCCGATGACCCGGCGCGCTACGACTTCGCTTTCTTCGGCGTCGGTGCTCACGACGATCCGCTCGCAGACGAGTTTACGGGGGGCAACAAACTGGACGTAAGCTCGCTACCAACGGATCGGTAGCTCGATTGGTAGTACAGCACGGCGCCATTATCCACGCCGTCGTGCAGGCCAACGACGTGACCGAGAAACAGGCTGTGGTCCGCTGCCGGCAAGACGGAATGTCGAGTACAGTTCAGGACGCTCGTCACGTCCTCAATGATCGGCGTCCCAAACTCGTTAATCTTGTGCGGTACGTTCTCAAATTGCTCCGCGCCAGTCAAATGAGGCTTTGCGAAATGATTCGCAAGGTGCACCTGTCCTTCCCCGATGATGTGGACGGCAAAATGGTCTGCCTCCGTCAGCAGTCGGTGCGATTCCGCCGTCTTCGTCACGTTGAATGAAATCAACGCCGGATCAAGCGATACGCTCGTGAACGAGCCAATGGTGATACCTCGTATTTCTTCACCATGGCTCACAGTCACGACGACAACAGGAGAAGGAAGCCGCCGCATCGTCAAACGAAAGGCCGTTGCATCGACCGGGTCAGTCATACTGGAGAGGGGAAACAGAAAGGATAGACCGCCGACGTGTCGAGCGCCAGCGCAAACAATTTGTATCAACGACACGAAGCCGACGCATCAGCATGGACGACAGATCCATTGACGTCGGCTTCGTTACGCTCCGGAAAGGACACGAGCGATCCGTGCGTCAGGAGAAAACGTCGCGGACGCGGCTGAAGAACGACTTCTCGGGCGGCCCGGGCTCCGGATCCGGCTGAAAGTTTTCGTGATCCGCAAGCTCTTCAAGCATTCTAAGTTCTTCTTCGTTGAGCTGTTGCGGGGTCCAGACGTGAACGCGAATCATCTGGTCACCGCGCTTATTACTGTTGAGATCCGGAATTCCGCGTTCTCGCATCCGAAGAATGCGTCCCGCTTGCGTTCCGGGATCCACTTGCAGGCGCGCTCTACCCTTCAGCGTCGGCACCTCGACCTCCGTCCCGAGCGCGGCCTCCGAAAACGAGAGGTATACATCTGTGTAAATGTCGAGGCCGTCCCGAACGAAGTCCTGATGCTCTTTCTCCTTGATCTCGATCCGGAGGTCACCGGTCAAGCCACCGCGAAGTCCCGCATTTCCGGCGTCGGACAGGGTGAGGAAGTTGCCCTCCATAACCCCCGGAGGCACGTTAATCGAAATCGTCTCCTCCCCTTCGACCCGGCCTTCACCACCACAATCGTCGCAGGGATTCTCAATAATGCGCCCTTCCCCGTTACACTCAGGGCAAGACTGCACATTCACAAACTGTCCGAAGACAGACTGCGAGACCTGACGGATCTCTCCCGTGCCGTCGCATTTCGGGCACATGATGTAGTTCTCTCCGTCCATCCCCCCTTCGGCACCCGTTCCATCACAGGTCTCACAGCCGATGAATTTGCGGACCTTAATATTCTTCTCGACGCCCTCGGCAATTTCTTCCAGCGTCAGCGGAAGCGTAATTCGAAGGTCGCTCCCCGGACGCCCTCGCGTCCGACGAGACCGCTGACCAAACCCGCCGCGGCCACCGAAGATGTCGTTGAACGCGCTGAAGATGTCGCTGATATCCTGGAATCCGCTGGCACCGCCGTTCTGGCCGAGCCCCGCGTGTCCGTAGCGGTCATACCGCTGACGCTTTTGCTGGTCGGAGAGAACGTCGTACGCTTCCGCAGCCTGTTTGAACTTCTTTTCTGCCTCGGGGTCATCCGGATTTCGATCCGGATGATATTGCATGGCCTTTTTGCGGTACGCCTTTTTGATCTCTTTCTCGGAGGCATCTTGTGCAACTCCGAGAATGTC
This DNA window, taken from Longibacter salinarum, encodes the following:
- a CDS encoding Calx-beta domain-containing protein encodes the protein MYNINSLTGRSVYQQLPILIAVILLVALPSTPAVAQTGPGGVGNSGDNVLWLRADRGIADADGTTLTDWADQSGNANAPTSINGDPTYREGVLNGLPVVEFDGDDVLNMVSGLDGLSNSDNTIITVSRRTGAIEGQEQFLWNQGERVLGYEVKAGPNYFNFLSASGSRGQGGPNGTTRATSSASGATSFNVISSMVDTGSGEVDLVINGSVNTGGGGSVGVTGASIGNGLIGDVAEVIVFNRSLNAAELRSVYTYLAEKYSITIDTDLFTDATYRFDLAGIGAAGDVIGVAALGDHLAAQSSDLRVSSSSFGSGRFAFIGHDGKTPAFSNQERPNGDGSVQKTLREWRVDLTNTSTASLTISGDLSGSLGSYDDFAVFIDRDGDFSNGAAFYDLDENTTTGLYESDPITINDGDYIALARIQRTISFAESDNSGFEGDSGSTAPTIPLKLNYPNRTPLTVDVRVTSGANGPIQGADYETCCASTSPLTVPGGVTTFNLNDPSVAPSAPEPVAVVGDATEENNTEFVTVDLLNLSTSGDFLRAGDVSSFNYGIIDDDGTLPRATVSMGASSIIENGGAASATVSLSEAAAGGETIYYEFSGEATPGEDFDPSSPDGSVTFSSGENDKTINITALDDALYEGTEEVVITLVAAENGATLYGSGGTLPSAFVSITDDETAPTVEFAASSFIGTEGENATVTVQLSDVVGTNVSVEFDLPPDPGNDFSPITTSPVTIPAGQTTASILIAVNDDATVEFNETVTLTLSNPSGATVGAQSRADLRLIDNDRIGPHGPGGVGDRDNLAVWLDASSLNLANGDPVDTWSDRSGNSNDAVGEGASPTFTASTSVFDTRPSVSFRGAQYLAVPSLTNIAASENTLFAAASTTADADQTILSVLFTDGDPGNQIQVREVGYDDQGGGVSVFSTQAGNEVQIGGESTGDLQIFDSKFSGGLVDFRVNVGGIDNTSSGPISGTNAIIGARIEEATGGGGGNGNGNGNGNRKSGNPNTVDLTRTQFLDGELGDLIAYRASLNEAQRTIVSNYLTAKYALGNVDEYTGDTDYGYGGDVLGVGFVDANNDGPDPEEVHAGAELGGIRLDDIGGLDTSGDFLFAGHGTPDTENFVATSDLETYGSLTLVSRMQRAWYIDRNDDGGSAITVDVTFNLSDAGLGSDPAQDIGLPSNYVLISCSDDPNDNNGCSTNWIEEATAAGVEGDAITFADVKLQDGRFYTIGSSDRAVSPLLTLSLVIEGSVGNEGNAVTGTKGGDAGWRMIGAPLETESGGSITAGDLKSDSDPALIEFNLPSAMFYTWDESSQSFSTGSPATPLVNGRGAMLYLFDDLGTDDADPIDPSLVIQPTKGEPTGQSEVTVGIDDPLPTGPVGTTHFLANPYPYNFDISTMTAGGNAFTNSFQADVQAWDPYSSGTDANGNTGSYTLLSTTTSTVIGAWQGFFVDRNGSGVDQSVTFPLSGRVFGDTKPILGASKHSASSPPKRIELRLIAQETDGNVVAYDKAAWIRFTDRSSTDWDVFDAAKYTPLASRYVTLAPLGRLHDGSVGPKAVESLPIPDDPVTVDLQVLSQGVSARLDIHVAATQNIPDSWIIELIDTKGTADTSDDGVKRLDRPDARWKMNEAATSPELTFSTDKSLSSTTGASVEALHLRLSNNDRQSTPEIVPLSETVDTSPVASKASLDTSRVPAYRLRITPKDAPAPVEIASFTGHQTEENIVLEWSTKSEVKDTGFEVQVKPDGASSFRSVGFVNGQTAKSEGSAYAFTVEEELAYGEHSFRLRQVNVDGSTSYSKTIPVEKTLDRAYKLSKTAPNPVTARATMDLTVRSKQNVRITMFDLLGRRVATVHDGPLEPNRTKSMTIDASQLSSGVYFIRVTGDSFSETRRMTVVR
- a CDS encoding PID-CTERM protein-sorting domain-containing protein, whose protein sequence is MRNLISAFLCILALAGVASAPTAGQTADGGYAPQYEPAQQRPSGGATNLPPWAEPAAPKSQRHATSGMERVNDPNAPVLEPPGERTVPVDGGLGFLVVAGGVYALARLRKSDDVQSE
- a CDS encoding threo-3-hydroxy-L-aspartate ammonia-lyase, giving the protein MTPSPPPSTLPVTYDDVLAAADRLRGVAHQTPVATSRTIDRRTDAQVFFKCENLQRIGAFKFRGAYNALSQLPADLKKRGVITYSSGNHAQAVALSGQLLGIETVIVMPDNAPRVKLEATQGYGAEIVTYDPEETVRESLGREIADERGLTLIPPYDHKDVVAGQGTVADELFQQVGSLDALLVCVGGGGLLSGCAIAAKHHDPDCQVIGVEPEAADDAARSFHSGTLHTVHNPDTVADGARTPHLGDVTFPLVRAHADDIVTVPDADIVRAMHFVWERMKLIIEPTGALAASALLNGTVPGDQRRIGVILSGGNVDLQRATELFNAYDVI
- a CDS encoding TIGR02757 family protein, with the protein product MAAVPSQLADLKSYLDSLVDRYERPEFIPDDPISVPHAFDDPRDQEVIGLYAALLAWGRRETVLNKMEDLCERMDFRPYAFVRDFDAVRDRAALDGFVHRTFQPIDAFWFTKNLSAALARHETVEGIFADHLAPSADHAGPAIQGFSTTIMSMNDRTPQRLQKHLARPNAGSACKRLNMYLRWMVRPGPVDLGIWSRIQPEQLLLPLDVHAGRQARALGFVERKSNDWKAVRRLTSACRLLTPDDPARYDFAFFGVGAHDDPLADEFTGGNKLDVSSLPTDR
- a CDS encoding flavin reductase family protein; translation: MTDPVDATAFRLTMRRLPSPVVVVTVSHGEEIRGITIGSFTSVSLDPALISFNVTKTAESHRLLTEADHFAVHIIGEGQVHLANHFAKPHLTGAEQFENVPHKINEFGTPIIEDVTSVLNCTRHSVLPAADHSLFLGHVVGLHDGVDNGAVLYYQSSYRSVGSELTSSLLPPVNSSASGSS
- the dnaJ gene encoding molecular chaperone DnaJ encodes the protein MPEDYYDILGVAQDASEKEIKKAYRKKAMQYHPDRNPDDPEAEKKFKQAAEAYDVLSDQQKRQRYDRYGHAGLGQNGGASGFQDISDIFSAFNDIFGGRGGFGQRSRRTRGRPGSDLRITLPLTLEEIAEGVEKNIKVRKFIGCETCDGTGAEGGMDGENYIMCPKCDGTGEIRQVSQSVFGQFVNVQSCPECNGEGRIIENPCDDCGGEGRVEGEETISINVPPGVMEGNFLTLSDAGNAGLRGGLTGDLRIEIKEKEHQDFVRDGLDIYTDVYLSFSEAALGTEVEVPTLKGRARLQVDPGTQAGRILRMRERGIPDLNSNKRGDQMIRVHVWTPQQLNEEELRMLEELADHENFQPDPEPGPPEKSFFSRVRDVFS